A stretch of Pirellulales bacterium DNA encodes these proteins:
- a CDS encoding glycosyltransferase family 4 protein, with protein sequence MRIAYLAAGAAGMYCGSCLHDNALAAALMARGEDVVLAPIYTPIRTDERDVSERRVFFGGINAFLQQKFPLFRRTPRWLDGWLDHPAVLRLVASRGSSVDPAKLGDMTVSMLRGEEGNQTKELAKLVDWLLTEVRPDVVHLSNSMMLGLARMISRRCGPPVICALSGEDIFLEKLVPPHYESARELLRERAADVDAFTALNGYFADYMADYLAVPRDRIHVIPHGLNLAEADGTAPPPTDGPPRIGYLARICADKGLHVLVEACELLADRRPSRAFELHVAGYLGAGDRKYFAELKRRITAGPLRTRFRYHGEVSRAEKLAFLRSLRVMSTPTVYRESKGLPVLEAWACARPTVLPAHGAFPEMCAATEGGVMHEPHDAKDLADKLLVFLDDPVRAAEMGKRARQAMENSYNDWQMADRTLALYKTLVRERGV encoded by the coding sequence ATGCGAATCGCCTATCTCGCCGCCGGCGCCGCAGGCATGTACTGCGGGAGTTGTCTGCACGACAACGCCCTGGCGGCTGCGCTGATGGCGCGGGGCGAGGACGTGGTGCTCGCCCCCATTTACACGCCAATCCGCACCGACGAGCGCGACGTCAGCGAGCGGCGCGTCTTCTTCGGCGGGATCAACGCCTTCCTCCAGCAGAAGTTTCCGCTGTTTCGCCGCACCCCGCGGTGGCTCGACGGCTGGCTTGATCACCCGGCCGTGTTGCGGCTGGTCGCGTCTCGCGGCAGCAGCGTCGATCCGGCGAAGCTGGGCGACATGACCGTCTCGATGCTTCGCGGCGAGGAGGGGAACCAGACCAAGGAACTGGCGAAGCTCGTCGACTGGCTGCTGACCGAGGTGCGGCCCGACGTCGTCCACCTGTCGAACTCGATGATGCTGGGACTGGCCCGGATGATCTCCCGCCGCTGCGGGCCGCCGGTCATTTGCGCGCTGTCGGGAGAGGACATTTTCCTGGAAAAGCTCGTCCCGCCCCACTACGAGTCGGCCCGAGAGTTGCTTCGCGAGCGAGCCGCCGACGTCGACGCCTTCACGGCCCTCAACGGCTATTTCGCCGATTACATGGCCGATTACCTCGCCGTCCCGCGAGACCGCATTCATGTCATCCCCCACGGCCTGAACTTGGCCGAGGCGGACGGCACGGCCCCCCCGCCGACCGACGGACCGCCCCGCATCGGCTATCTCGCTCGCATCTGCGCGGACAAGGGGCTCCATGTGCTGGTCGAGGCATGCGAACTGCTGGCAGATCGCCGCCCGAGTCGGGCGTTTGAACTGCACGTCGCCGGTTACCTGGGCGCCGGCGATCGCAAGTACTTTGCGGAGCTCAAGCGGCGGATCACGGCGGGGCCGTTGCGAACTCGGTTCCGCTATCACGGCGAGGTCAGTCGAGCGGAGAAGCTGGCGTTTCTACGCTCGCTGCGCGTCATGAGCACGCCGACCGTCTATCGCGAAAGCAAAGGATTGCCCGTTTTAGAGGCCTGGGCCTGTGCGCGGCCGACCGTGTTGCCGGCGCACGGTGCGTTCCCCGAAATGTGCGCCGCGACGGAAGGGGGCGTCATGCACGAGCCGCATGACGCCAAGGACCTTGCGGACAAACTGCTCGTGTTTCTCGACGATCCTGTCCGTGCTGCAGAAATGGGGAAACGCGCTCGCCAAGCGATGGAAAACAGCTACAATGACTGGCAGATGGCGGACCGAACATTGGCGTTGTACAAAACGCTCGTGCGTGAAAGAGGAGTCTGA
- a CDS encoding tryptophan 7-halogenase → MTAFAPEYDCVVLGGGPAGSTCAGLVAEAGFKTLLVERERMPREHIGESLMPETYWVFERLGVLDKIEAAGYAKKVGVQFVNNTGRESAPFFFRSHDDRVSSETWHVDRAHFDKLLFDHAAEKGADCRDGSRALEVLLDGDKARGVKLQVVNDDGVTETIDVAARVVVDATGQSAILSSRLGLRKINPKLKKAAVWRHFRGASRDEEGGGVKTLVMHTDQGKSWFWYIPQADDVVSVGVVGDSEYLFKGRGTPAEVFAEEVAKCPGLKQRLADALPVDEISVAKEFSYVTDRSAGEGWVLVGDAWGFIDPVYSSGVYFALKSAELAADCVIEGLRTGDVSGAQLGKWLPHFGERTTLVRKLVHAFYSGQFRVGKFLMEYPQHNSELVDLLIGRVFGPDKGAIFEDLEPWLDRALAGEFDNDAATGDDANVPAMA, encoded by the coding sequence ATGACGGCGTTTGCTCCGGAGTACGATTGCGTGGTGCTGGGCGGCGGGCCGGCGGGCTCGACCTGCGCGGGTCTCGTGGCCGAGGCGGGCTTCAAGACGCTGCTGGTCGAGCGCGAGCGGATGCCCCGCGAGCACATCGGCGAGTCGCTGATGCCCGAGACCTACTGGGTCTTCGAGCGGTTGGGCGTGCTCGACAAAATCGAGGCCGCCGGCTACGCCAAGAAGGTCGGCGTCCAGTTCGTGAACAACACGGGGCGCGAGTCGGCGCCGTTCTTTTTTCGCTCGCACGACGATCGAGTCTCAAGCGAAACCTGGCACGTCGATCGGGCCCACTTCGACAAGCTGCTGTTCGACCACGCGGCTGAAAAGGGCGCCGACTGCCGCGACGGCTCGCGCGCACTGGAAGTGCTCCTGGACGGCGACAAGGCTCGCGGAGTCAAACTGCAAGTCGTCAACGACGACGGCGTGACCGAAACGATCGACGTCGCCGCCCGCGTGGTCGTCGACGCCACGGGGCAGAGCGCGATCCTGTCTTCGAGATTGGGGCTGCGAAAGATCAATCCCAAGCTCAAGAAGGCGGCCGTTTGGCGACACTTCCGCGGCGCCTCGCGCGACGAGGAAGGGGGCGGGGTCAAGACGCTCGTCATGCACACCGACCAAGGCAAGTCGTGGTTCTGGTACATCCCTCAGGCCGACGACGTCGTGAGCGTCGGGGTCGTCGGCGACAGCGAGTACCTGTTCAAAGGCCGCGGCACGCCGGCGGAGGTGTTCGCCGAAGAGGTCGCCAAGTGCCCGGGGCTGAAGCAACGGCTCGCCGACGCCCTGCCCGTCGACGAGATCAGCGTCGCCAAGGAATTCTCCTACGTCACCGATCGCTCGGCCGGGGAGGGCTGGGTCCTCGTCGGCGACGCCTGGGGATTTATCGACCCGGTCTACTCCAGCGGCGTTTACTTCGCGCTCAAGTCGGCGGAACTCGCGGCCGATTGCGTTATCGAGGGGCTTCGCACCGGCGACGTCAGCGGGGCGCAGCTCGGCAAGTGGCTCCCCCATTTCGGCGAGAGGACGACGCTCGTCCGAAAATTGGTGCACGCCTTCTACTCGGGCCAGTTCCGCGTCGGCAAGTTCCTCATGGAGTATCCGCAGCACAACTCCGAGCTGGTCGACCTGCTGATCGGCCGCGTCTTCGGACCGGATAAAGGGGCGATTTTCGAGGATCTGGAACCGTGGCTCGACCGCGCGCTGGCCGGCGAGTTCGACAACGATGCCGCGACCGGCGACGACGCCAACGTCCCGGCGATGGCGTAG
- a CDS encoding PAS domain S-box protein translates to MDAESGTDHALAATGESGIFNLQPWLATWQNDYLFYRLDDQQRIQFVSPSVRRILGYEPKEMLGCNYRDFMDLDHPLHAQLQDLSDRLLAGALTGLRRCVARRQDGSLAFLALRERPVADQRGRQIGVEAMAQDETARVNAELSLRQSERKYRRLVEGLKGGDYVIYSHTAEGVITYVSPSVREVLGFPVEEVVGKNWRDFIGPDNYGRAAADRSKRDVEGRKSLYKLVVEIRHHNGSPRLLEIQERPIFGFDGRYLAMEGIAKDVTEATRTAHELQALKEELEQRVAARTAELSDAICEMRRSEARYRNVVETQEEFITRWRPDGTRTFVNEAYCRYFQRTRDQLLGRNFLEFIVEAERETFLRSTESLTPAQSSIAYDQHVYRPDGSIGCIQWSDRAFFDADGRPIEYQSVGRDVTELRRAAEQLHEQELQLAHVSRLATMGELVAGIAHEVHQPLHAARTFAEAARRHLAIGKPESHAAAVECTREVEACISRTASIIRRMRNFTKSQPVKMERLDLNEVLVESLEAMAFETRRAKVRQVVALAPGLAPIEGDRIQLQQVFVNLLLNACEAMESTPVEERTLTITTTAEADGIDVAFRDAGPGIPHNARERVFDAFFTTKEGGMGMGLSLCRTIAAAHQARLRFESNAPEPGCTFHFFVPLALRRVS, encoded by the coding sequence ATGGATGCTGAATCCGGGACCGACCATGCCCTCGCCGCAACCGGCGAATCGGGCATCTTCAATCTCCAGCCCTGGCTGGCGACGTGGCAGAACGACTATCTGTTCTACCGCCTCGACGACCAGCAGCGGATCCAGTTCGTCTCCCCCTCGGTGCGGCGCATCCTCGGCTACGAGCCGAAGGAGATGCTCGGCTGCAATTACCGGGACTTCATGGACCTGGACCATCCGCTCCACGCCCAATTGCAGGATTTGTCCGATCGATTGCTCGCCGGGGCCCTGACGGGGCTGAGACGCTGCGTCGCCCGCCGCCAGGACGGAAGTCTCGCGTTCTTGGCCCTGCGGGAGCGGCCTGTCGCGGACCAGCGGGGTCGGCAGATCGGCGTCGAGGCGATGGCCCAAGACGAGACGGCCCGCGTCAACGCCGAATTGTCGCTCCGGCAAAGCGAACGCAAGTACCGCCGGTTGGTGGAAGGGCTCAAAGGGGGCGACTACGTCATCTACTCCCATACCGCCGAGGGAGTGATCACCTACGTCAGCCCCTCGGTTCGCGAAGTGCTCGGGTTCCCCGTCGAGGAGGTCGTCGGCAAAAATTGGCGCGACTTTATCGGGCCCGACAATTACGGCCGGGCCGCGGCGGATCGCTCCAAGCGCGACGTCGAGGGTCGCAAGTCGCTGTACAAACTGGTCGTCGAAATCCGTCATCACAACGGCTCGCCCCGACTGTTGGAGATTCAGGAGCGCCCCATCTTCGGCTTCGACGGCCGGTATCTGGCGATGGAGGGGATCGCCAAGGACGTGACCGAAGCGACTCGCACCGCGCACGAGTTGCAGGCTCTGAAAGAGGAGCTTGAACAGCGCGTCGCCGCGCGTACGGCGGAGTTGTCCGACGCGATCTGCGAGATGCGGCGCAGCGAGGCCCGGTATCGCAACGTCGTCGAGACGCAGGAGGAATTCATCACTCGATGGCGTCCCGACGGCACGCGGACGTTCGTCAACGAGGCGTATTGTCGATATTTTCAGCGGACGCGCGATCAATTGCTCGGTCGGAACTTCTTGGAATTTATCGTCGAGGCGGAACGAGAGACGTTTCTTCGCTCGACGGAGTCGCTGACGCCGGCGCAGTCGTCGATCGCTTACGACCAGCACGTCTATCGCCCCGACGGTTCGATCGGTTGCATTCAGTGGTCGGATCGCGCGTTTTTCGACGCCGACGGACGACCGATCGAGTACCAATCGGTGGGGCGCGACGTGACGGAACTGCGTCGCGCCGCCGAGCAGCTTCACGAGCAGGAACTGCAGTTGGCTCACGTCTCGCGGCTGGCGACGATGGGGGAACTGGTCGCGGGGATCGCTCACGAAGTGCACCAGCCGCTTCATGCCGCCCGCACGTTCGCCGAGGCGGCTCGTCGCCACTTGGCGATCGGGAAGCCCGAATCGCACGCCGCCGCCGTCGAGTGCACGCGCGAGGTCGAGGCCTGCATCAGTCGCACGGCCAGCATCATCCGGCGCATGCGAAACTTCACCAAATCGCAACCGGTGAAGATGGAGCGGCTCGATCTGAACGAGGTGCTCGTCGAGTCGCTCGAAGCGATGGCGTTCGAAACGCGCCGGGCCAAGGTTCGTCAGGTCGTCGCTCTGGCCCCCGGATTGGCGCCGATCGAGGGGGATCGGATCCAACTGCAGCAGGTCTTCGTCAATTTGCTGTTGAACGCCTGCGAAGCGATGGAGTCGACGCCGGTCGAGGAGCGCACTCTGACGATCACGACCACGGCCGAGGCCGACGGGATCGACGTCGCGTTTCGCGACGCCGGTCCGGGAATACCGCACAACGCGCGGGAACGCGTGTTCGACGCCTTCTTTACGACCAAAGAAGGAGGCATGGGGATGGGGTTGTCGCTGTGTCGAACGATCGCCGCGGCGCATCAGGCCCGCCTGCGGTTCGAATCGAACGCCCCGGAACCGGGCTGCACGTTTCACTTCTTCGTAC